One part of the Cyclobacteriaceae bacterium genome encodes these proteins:
- a CDS encoding PadR family transcriptional regulator — protein sequence MDLENTQVQMRKGILEYCVLHIISRGEVYASDMLDELTAAKMIVVEGTLYPLLTRLKNSGLLEYKWVESKAGPPRKYYKLTLEGRHFLEKLTETWEGLIHSTEMITSKANTTL from the coding sequence ATGGATCTTGAAAATACACAAGTGCAGATGCGGAAGGGCATTTTGGAATACTGTGTCCTTCATATAATATCGCGGGGCGAAGTTTACGCCTCCGATATGCTGGACGAACTTACGGCCGCAAAAATGATTGTGGTGGAGGGAACACTCTACCCCTTGCTGACACGATTGAAAAACTCCGGGTTGCTGGAATATAAATGGGTAGAGTCCAAAGCAGGGCCTCCTCGCAAATACTACAAACTTACTTTGGAAGGAAGGCATTTTCTGGAAAAACTTACCGAGACCTGGGAAGGCCTCATCCACTCAACGGAAATGATTACCTCAAAAGCCAACACAACTTTGTAA
- a CDS encoding sulfotransferase family 2 domain-containing protein produces MPHLISLAALLVNKSHWRAEPFDFYEWRKSNLLELGHFLPRSISPPSSSPWFIRYPVVANLIGTAAFVKRAYQKKAGHLVATNQKLFYVRIPKAASTSVSSEMLNLITPNLKNESFNSTQINFLADAWLQTSLPDQLKTFTGFTVVRNPVDRIISVYRDFFSTDTNKPFIYQNYLGGILPRPLSFDEFIARISRIPDRFKDQHFKPQYLFLKPYQQKRINVSVFKLEEPERLQEFLHPFNLALPHLNKSPETMAVECSDNTLNAIRRMYAFDFRVYGYDQKTAR; encoded by the coding sequence GTGCCTCATCTGATTTCATTAGCTGCATTGTTGGTCAACAAAAGCCATTGGAGGGCTGAACCGTTTGATTTTTATGAGTGGAGAAAAAGTAACCTGCTGGAATTGGGGCACTTTCTACCCCGATCAATCAGTCCACCATCATCGTCACCATGGTTCATCCGTTACCCTGTAGTAGCAAACCTGATCGGTACTGCTGCTTTTGTTAAACGTGCTTATCAGAAAAAAGCAGGGCACCTCGTGGCCACTAATCAAAAACTATTTTATGTACGCATACCGAAAGCTGCCAGTACATCTGTAAGCAGCGAAATGCTGAACCTTATCACACCCAACCTAAAAAACGAATCATTTAATTCAACCCAAATCAATTTCCTGGCAGATGCCTGGCTGCAAACTTCATTACCGGATCAACTTAAAACTTTTACGGGATTTACGGTGGTACGAAATCCGGTTGATCGCATAATTTCTGTTTACCGCGATTTTTTTTCTACCGACACAAACAAACCATTTATTTACCAGAACTATTTAGGTGGCATTTTGCCCAGACCCCTATCGTTTGATGAATTCATTGCACGAATAAGCCGCATACCCGACCGGTTTAAAGACCAGCACTTCAAACCACAATACCTGTTTTTAAAACCTTATCAGCAAAAACGGATAAACGTCAGCGTGTTTAAACTGGAAGAACCCGAACGGTTACAGGAATTTCTTCATCCATTTAACCTGGCGCTCCCGCACCTGAACAAATCACCCGAAACGATGGCCGTTGAATGCAGCGATAACACGCTGAACGCCATCCGAAGAATGTACGCTTTTGATTTTAGGGTGTACGGTTATGACCAGAAAACCGCTCGCTAA